In Falco biarmicus isolate bFalBia1 chromosome 7, bFalBia1.pri, whole genome shotgun sequence, a single window of DNA contains:
- the CIPC gene encoding CLOCK-interacting pacemaker, with product MKSLNHHFTMAAAESDKDSGYSDGSSECLSAMEQTDSEDVLNALGWNAEDGPWRCPMTTSSSFPALSPMVVMKNVLVKQGSSSQLQSWTVQPSFEVIPAQPQLVFLRPSIPPPINPHPVGKKRNDSTNYLPILNSYPKIAPQPCKRDHSFDLEEHQGANCHKRLCTEAPKMETSPVSRSTGLPTSPFAHLPVSFKTPQDSNQQNSSTLVTSGKLSALPGFHHVSSDTQKVPGLTPLLPFGTLQAPKCTPHESESAAQTTVQSAVWSPPLVPEEICTTPELLLQQQSKCRRFQNTLVVLRRSGLLEITLKTKELIHQNQVTQAELDRLKHQTQLFIEAIKNNAPQSWAELEASLTGSDKADNNLEDPTYPNI from the exons atgaaGAGCTTGAACCATCACTTCACCATGGCGGCAGCTGAATCTGACAAGGACTCCGGTTATTCAG ATGGAAGCTCAGAGTGCCTGAGTGCTATGGAGCAGACTGACTCAGAGGACGTGCTGAATGCGTTGGGTTGGAACGCAGAGGATGGGCCATGGCGATGCCCAATGACCACAAGCAGCTCCTTTCCTGCGCTTTCTCCTATGGTCGTAATGAAAAATGTGTTAGTTAAGCAG GGGAGTTCATCACAGCTTCAATCTTGGACTGTACAGCCATCCTTTGAAGTGATTCCAGCTCAGCCACAGCTAGTGTTTCTTCGTCCATCAATCCCACCTCCCATTAACCCTCACCCTgttgggaaaaagagaaatgactCCACTAATTACCTGCCCATCCTGAATTCTTATCCCAAAATAGCACCACAGCCTTGCAAAAGAGATCACTCTTTTGATTTAGAAGAACATCAAGGAGCCAATTGCCATAAACGACTCTGCACAGAAGCACCCAAGATGGAGACTTCTCCTGTATCAAGGAGCACAGGCTTGCCTACTAGTCCTTTTGCCCACCTACCAGTTAGCTTTAAGACCCCTCAGGATTCTAACCAGCAAAATTCTTCAACGCTGGTGACAAGTGGAAAACTGTCAGCTCTTCCTGGTTTTCATCATGTTTCCAGTGACACTCAGAAAGTGCCAGGTTTGACTCCCCTTTTGCCTTTTGGAACTCTGCAGGCGCCAAAGTGCACCCCTCATGAGAGCGAGAGTGCAGCACAGACTACGGTGCAGTCTGCAGTGTGGAGCCCCCCACTGGTACCAGAAGAGATTTGCACAACCCCTGAGTTGCTCTTGCAACAACAAAGCAAGTGCAGACGCTTTCAGAATACGCTTGTTGTGCTACGCAGGTCAGGGTTGCTGGAGATCACTTTAAAAACCAAGGAGCTCATTCATCAGAACCAGGTGACTCAGGCTGAGCTGGACCGGCTGAAGCACCAAACACAGCTTTTCATAGAGGCAATAAAGAACAATGCTCCACAGTCATGGGCAGAGCTAGAAGCATCTCTAACAGGATCTGATAAAGCTGATAACAACCTTGAAGATCCCACGTATCCCAACATTTAG